One region of Cobetia sp. cqz5-12 genomic DNA includes:
- a CDS encoding PH domain-containing protein yields MIDFNNKGFFKLKQNDEYAERVNDLMIDGEEIISAYKSMRDGVVFTNKRIIAVNVQGLTGSKKDFTSLPYKKIETYSIETSGTFDLDSELTIYFSALGTVRFEFTGKTRLTEISQVITTYVC; encoded by the coding sequence ATGATAGATTTCAATAATAAAGGCTTTTTTAAACTCAAACAGAACGATGAATATGCCGAGCGCGTCAATGACCTGATGATCGATGGCGAAGAAATCATTTCAGCCTATAAATCAATGCGTGACGGGGTCGTGTTTACCAACAAGCGTATTATCGCTGTCAATGTACAAGGATTGACGGGCAGCAAGAAAGACTTCACCTCCCTCCCGTACAAGAAGATTGAAACCTATTCCATCGAAACCTCCGGCACCTTTGATCTTGATTCAGAGCTCACGATCTATTTCTCGGCACTCGGTACGGTGAGATTTGAATTTACCGGCAAGACACGCCTTACCGAAATCTCGCAAGTCATCACCACCTATGTGTGTTGA